Genomic window (Acropora muricata isolate sample 2 chromosome 11, ASM3666990v1, whole genome shotgun sequence):
ttctattttaaggtgacgttttcgttgcagttaccgtcgtagcttcttcgAGTTACATGAGCCAGCAGTTGTGGAAAGAAACCGGGAGATTCTGAGGTATTTAACTACTCCTGACGGGTTCCGTGTTGGCTTTTCAAGATTCTTTTTCGCATGGATTTAAATACTTGATTCAAATATTGAAAACACTCCTCACACGTTACATGGCTTGACTGCAAAGAAAGTTGCCAATTCATGTTGTATTAGTCACCCAGACGTTTTCCTATTAACTGTTAACATCAATCTTCTATTCTTACATAGGTGTAAACAAGAAAACAGGGTACCAGCTCCTCCAGTCCTTAAACCCGAAATTTCGTTATTTATGTATCCCCACATTTTTAACACCGAATTTAACTTGGGTTTTGGGCTTCCAAGAAGTGATACTTGTGCTAAGTGTGATGCTTTGCACATGGCGTTGCAATCGTCTGGGGGTGACGACAAGACTCGAATTCAGAGGGAGCTCAAAGAACATCAAGAGGGAGCTGACTTAGGCTACCAAAGCAAGAAGGACGACAAAAATGCGGCAATACAGAGCTGGTCAGGAAAGACTCGCACGTCTGGCTCCAGTAACGTcccaaacaaaagcaaagacgCAGTAGACATGATCACTTTCGATTTCCAGCAGAATCTACCGACGCCAAATTTGCATCACAATGACATGTTCTATGCGCGCCAGATGTGGACGTATAACTTTGGTATCCATGACTGTGTCGCAAACCAAGGGCATGTGTTTATGTGGGATGAGATCATCGCGAAACGTGGCTCATCTGAAGTTGTTTCCAGATTGCAATGGTTCTTCAAAGAATTTAATACCGGAGCAAGGTAAGTTCCCGTTATCGTACTTTTTGAAATTGACCCCAGATTCTTAGCATCGTCTGCTAAATTAGGGcggtatttttattttaaaaaaaagtatgtCACGCCTTTCTTTATCAAAGAAAACGAAGGTGAAATGTATATACTACACGTGGTCTCAGattagaattttctttttcttgcagaTCCTTAGTAAGCTACTCTGATGGTTGTGGAGGGCAGAATAAAAACCTGACAATCATTggtttttatggtgaacttcaCCGCAGCGGTGTTTACGACATACTAGACCACAAGTTCCTTATAAGGGGGCATACGTTTCTGGAGAATGACATTGACTTCAGCCAGATAGAGAAGCGGAAGAAGAGCGCCACTGTTTACCTGTCGGAGGACTGGTTCAAAGTCGTCCGAGATGCAAATCAGAGGAAACCATTCATCGTTACGGAAATGAGGCAGGAGGACTTCTTTGATTGGAAGTCCTACACCTAGGCCCGGTACAAGCGCCTGTCAAAAGACATCGACGGACATTGGGTGAAGTTGCGAGACATCCACTGGTTAAACTTTGGCTGGGGTGAGGACACCGATCTGAGAACcggaagaagaaaaatgtttcatcacCCTGATGAAGTCTGGGTGCGCTATGGATTCTCGAAAGATGAACcatggaagaaaataaagatcGTGCGTAACACCAGGCTTTCGCCCGGAACAACCGACCACCGCTACAATGGCACGCTGAATCTGGCACCAGCCAAAGTCAAAGACCTAAAAAAAATGGCGTCTAAATTCATTCCAGAACCACAGCGTCAGTTCTATTTGCGACTTCAAAGCTCATCGATTGAAGACTGCCTTTTAGAGGATGAGGACTCAGACGCCTAGTCTAAGAGATGGCACAAGCTTGGGTATCCAACCCCCAGTTGCTATATTTTTAATCGAGCGCGAGCTTGGGTAGCCAACCCCTTGGGAGCGTGAAATTAAAAATCGTTTCTGGAACTCTTAGACATTCATTGCAGCCTCAAACAACTCTATAAGCTAACTATGAAAAACTATTACGGTTTAATTTAATGCATCTTAGGTTTCAGAAATTCAAGCAATTGCGTCCAAATTGATCTCAGAACCCCTGCACTAGTTCTATTTACGGTTTCAAAGCTTGTTCAGTGAAGACTCCCTTTCAGACAATGCGAACTCAGACCCCCAGTCGAAGAGATGGCACAAGCTTGGGTATCCA
Coding sequences:
- the LOC136890517 gene encoding uncharacterized protein — protein: MGSAQYLDPYDFDSDDYVESQESGLDSSLLELLRQVYLSRGSRVRSFHERPGVSAQDPQVRADKENDPAQQRGKKRKANPSHYRRSFFELHEPAVVERNREILRCKQENRVPAPPVLKPEISLFMYPHIFNTEFNLGFGLPRSDTCAKCDALHMALQSSGGDDKTRIQRELKEHQEGADLGYQSKKDDKNAAIQSWSGKTRTSGSSNVPNKSKDAVDMITFDFQQNLPTPNLHHNDMFYARQMWTYNFGIHDCVANQGHVFMWDEIIAKRGSSEVVSRLQWFFKEFNTGARSLVSYSDGCGGQNKNLTIIGFYGELHRSGVYDILDHKFLIRGHTFLENDIDFSQIEKRKKSATVYLSEDWFKVVRDANQRKPFIVTEMRQEDFFDWKSYT